In Piliocolobus tephrosceles isolate RC106 chromosome 10, ASM277652v3, whole genome shotgun sequence, a single window of DNA contains:
- the KRT74 gene encoding keratin, type II cytoskeletal 74 encodes MSRQLNVKSGGDKGNFSVHSAVVPRKAVGSLASYCAAGRGAGAGFGSRSLYSLGGNQRISFNVAGGSVRSGGYSFRPGSGYGGGRASGFAGSMFGSVALGPACSSVCPPGGIYQVTVNKSLLAPLNVELDPEIQKVRSQEREQIKALNDKFASFIDKVRFLEQQNQVLETKWELLQQLDLNNCKKNLEPILEGYISSLRKQLETLSGDRVRLDSELRSMRDLVEDYKKRYEVEINRRTAAENEFVVLKKDADAAYAVKMELQAKVDSLDKDIKFLKCLYDAEIAQIQTHASETSVILSMDNNRDLDLDSIIAEVRVHYEEIALKSKSEAEALYQTKIQELQLAASQHGDDLKHTRSEMAELNRLIQRIRCEIGNVKKQCASLETAIADAEQRGDNALKDARAKLDELEGALHQAKEELARMLREYQELMSLKLALDMEIATYRKLLEGEECRMSGENPSSVSISVISSSSYSYHHPSSAGADLGASTMVGSSGTTQSGQTKTKEVRGGDLKNSQSKNTPGSTPARKATR; translated from the exons ATGAGTCGGCAACTGAACGTCAAGTCCGGTGGTGACAAGGGCAACTTCAGTGTGCATTCGGCAGTGGTGCCGAGGAAGGCTGTGGGTAGCCTGGCCTCTTACTGTGCAGCTGGCAGAGGGGCTGGAGCTGGCTTTGGCAGTCGGAGCCTCTATAGCCTCGGAGGGAATCAGCGTATTTCTTTCAATGTGGCTGGTGGCAGTGTTCGGTCTGGAGGTTACAGCTTCAGGCCTGGCTCTGGGTATGGAGGGGGCCGGGCCAGTGGCTTTGCTGGCAGTATGTTTGGCAGTGTGGCCCTGGGGCCTGCTTGTTCATCTGTGTGCCCGCCTGGGGGCATCTACCAGGTCACTGTCAACAAGAGCCTCTTGGCCCCCCTCAACGTGGAGCTGGACCCTGAGATCCAGAAGGTGCGCTCCCAGGAGCGGGAACAGATCAAGGCGCTGAACGACAAGTTCGCCTCCTTCATTGACAAG GTAAGGTTCCTAGAGCAGCAGAACCAGGTTCTAGAAACCAAGTGGGAGCTGCTGCAGCAGCTGGACCTGAACAACTGCAAGAAGAACCTGGAGCCCATCCTCGAGGGCTACATCAGCAGCCTGCGGAAGCAGCTGGAGACGCTGTCTGGGGACAGGGTGAGGCTGGACTCGGAGCTGAGAAGCATGAGGGACCTAGTGGAAGACTACAAGAAGAG ATATGAGGTGGAGATTAACCGGCGCACAGCAGCAGAGAATGAGTTTGTGGTGCTCAAGAAG GATGCAGATGCAGCCTACGCGGTCAAGATGGAGCTTCAGGCCAAAGTGGACTCTCTGGACAAAGACATCAAGTTCCTCAAGTGTCTGTATGATGCG GAGATCGCTCAGATCCAGACTCATGCCAGTGAGACCTCAGTCATCCTGTCCATGGACAACAACCGAGACCTGGACCTCGACAGCATCATCGCCGAGGTCCGCGTGCATTACGAGGAGATCGCCCTGAAGAGCAAGTCCGAGGCTGAAGCCCTGTACCAGACCAAG ATCCAGGAGCTGCAGCTGGCAGCCAGTCAGCATGGTGACGACCTGAAACACACCAGGAGCGAGATGGCGGAGCTGAACCGGCTCATCCAGAGGATCCGGTGTGAGATTGGGAACGTGAAGAAGCAG TGTGCCAGCCTGGAGACAGCCATTGCTGACGCTGAGCAGCGGGGAGACAATGCCCTGAAGGACGCCCGGGCCAAGTTGGACGAGCTGGAGGGCGCCCTGCACCAGGCCAAGGAGGAGCTGGCACGGATGCTGCGCGAGTACCAGGAGCTCATGAGCCTGAAACTGGCCCTGGACATGGAGATCGCCACCTACCGCAAGCTGCTGGAGGGCGAGGAGTGCAG GATGTCTGGGGAGAATCCATCCTCTGTGAGCATCT CcgtcatcagcagcagcagctacaGCTACCATCACCCCAGCTCTGCGGGTGCTGACCTTGGGGCCAGCACTATGGTAGGCAGCTCTGGCACCACCCAGAGCGGGCAGACCAAGACCAAAGAGGTGCGAGGGGGAGACCTCAAGAACTCCCAGAGCAAGAACACCCCAGGCAGCACCCCAGCAAGGAAAGCCACCCGCTAG